One genomic window of Roseateles sp. DAIF2 includes the following:
- a CDS encoding DMT family transporter — translation MFAGTLFALAAGLMWGLVFVAPLLLPDYPAALLTVGRYLAFGLIALPLALMDRRDLAQLTRADWLEALKLSAIGNFLYYLCLSAAIQRAGGPLPTVIIGTLPVVIAICSNLRDHERDGHLPWARLAPSLALIAAGIACVNQIELAALAGREAADLRRYAEGALLAVAAVACWTWYPIRNADWLRAHGASAPGRPKPDATPSGGERQGRSGGGRRGSPRAWATAQGLVTLPMALVGLALLPALQGFGLLDAGFALPLGPRPWAYVGLMLVVGLCASWLGTLCWNEASQRLPTALVGQLIVFETLAALAYAFLLRGRPPAALTLLGIALLVGGVVWALRVKPVTKSG, via the coding sequence ATGTTTGCAGGAACCCTGTTCGCCCTGGCGGCCGGCCTGATGTGGGGCCTGGTCTTCGTCGCCCCGCTGCTGCTGCCGGACTACCCGGCGGCGCTGCTGACCGTGGGCCGCTATCTGGCCTTCGGCCTGATCGCGCTGCCGCTGGCCCTGATGGACCGGCGCGACCTGGCCCAGCTGACGCGGGCCGACTGGCTGGAGGCGCTGAAGCTCAGCGCGATCGGCAATTTTCTCTACTACCTTTGCCTGTCGGCCGCGATCCAGCGCGCTGGCGGCCCGCTGCCGACCGTGATCATCGGCACCCTGCCGGTGGTGATCGCGATCTGCTCTAACCTGCGCGACCATGAGCGCGACGGCCATCTGCCCTGGGCGCGGCTGGCGCCCTCGCTGGCGCTGATCGCGGCCGGCATCGCCTGCGTCAACCAGATCGAGCTGGCGGCCCTGGCCGGGCGCGAGGCCGCGGACCTGCGCCGCTATGCGGAGGGCGCGCTGCTGGCGGTCGCGGCGGTGGCCTGCTGGACCTGGTACCCGATCCGCAATGCCGACTGGCTGCGCGCGCATGGCGCGTCGGCGCCGGGCCGCCCCAAGCCGGACGCGACCCCCTCGGGGGGCGAGCGCCAGGGGCGCTCTGGGGGCGGGCGTCGCGGCAGCCCGCGCGCCTGGGCCACGGCGCAGGGCCTGGTGACCCTGCCTATGGCCCTGGTCGGGCTGGCCCTGCTGCCGGCGCTGCAGGGCTTCGGTCTGCTGGACGCGGGTTTCGCGCTGCCGCTCGGGCCGCGGCCCTGGGCTTATGTCGGACTGATGCTGGTGGTGGGCCTGTGCGCCTCCTGGCTGGGCACCCTGTGCTGGAACGAGGCCAGCCAGCGCCTGCCGACCGCCCTGGTCGGCCAGCTGATCGTGTTCGAGACCCTGGCCGCGCTGGCCTATGCCTTCCTGCTGCGCGGCCGACCGCCGGCGGCCCTGACCCTGCTGGGCATCGCGCTGCTGGTCGGCGGCGTGGTCTGGGCGCTGCGCGTGAAGCCCGTCACGAAAAGCGGCTGA
- a CDS encoding diguanylate cyclase domain-containing protein translates to MDQQPSSTSRAAADHPTPPDPHQRPAQRPELLHLEDLAQFAAQLDRQLGQCRRYGLRATVLLVTIDPQSDAGDELPTPGILQALLLAIGARLLARVRSSDVVAQVGERRFGLVLMNAGRIEADVVRARLHKALCGPYGVAEQRLYAALRMGAAVYRESGMTGSELVIAAETAQRSADVSAAAAGGRVLVERPTLAVVRP, encoded by the coding sequence ATGGACCAGCAGCCTTCCTCGACCTCCCGCGCCGCCGCCGATCACCCGACCCCGCCCGATCCGCACCAGCGCCCGGCCCAGCGGCCGGAGCTGCTGCATCTGGAGGACCTGGCGCAGTTCGCCGCGCAGCTGGACCGGCAGCTGGGCCAATGCCGGCGCTACGGGCTGCGCGCCACGGTGCTGCTGGTCACGATCGACCCGCAGTCCGACGCCGGCGACGAGCTGCCGACCCCCGGCATCCTGCAGGCCCTGCTGCTGGCGATCGGCGCGCGCCTGCTGGCGCGGGTGCGCAGCAGCGATGTGGTGGCCCAGGTCGGCGAGCGGCGCTTCGGCCTGGTGCTGATGAATGCCGGCCGCATCGAGGCCGACGTGGTGCGCGCGCGCCTGCACAAGGCGCTGTGCGGGCCCTATGGCGTGGCCGAGCAGCGCCTGTATGCCGCGCTGCGCATGGGCGCGGCGGTCTACCGCGAGTCCGGCATGACCGGCAGCGAGCTGGTGATCGCGGCCGAGACCGCGCAGCGCAGCGCCGATGTGTCGGCCGCGGCGGCCGGCGGCCGGGTGCTGGTGGAGCGCCCGACCCTGGCCGTCGTGCGGCCCTGA
- a CDS encoding ECF-type sigma factor, producing the protein MNAVPTTITHLLQAAGQGDRQAGDRVVELLYAELQRLARQRLYQAGQPTALDPTALVHESWLRLHQAGELDFADRGHFLAYAARVMHSIVIDQIRARQAQRRGGDYEQVTLNTAVAELPPQRDDEVLRVHEALAELAGLDARLAQVVEMRYFGGLLETEIADALGITERTVQRDWQKARLFLSMSLRAS; encoded by the coding sequence ATGAACGCCGTGCCCACCACGATCACCCATCTGCTGCAGGCGGCCGGCCAGGGCGATCGCCAGGCCGGCGACCGGGTGGTGGAGCTGCTGTACGCCGAGCTGCAGCGCCTGGCACGCCAGCGCCTCTATCAGGCCGGCCAGCCCACCGCGCTGGACCCGACCGCACTGGTGCATGAATCCTGGCTGCGCCTGCACCAGGCCGGCGAGCTGGACTTCGCGGACCGCGGCCATTTCCTGGCCTACGCGGCGCGGGTGATGCACAGCATCGTGATCGACCAGATCCGCGCCCGCCAGGCCCAGCGCCGCGGCGGCGACTATGAACAGGTGACCCTGAACACCGCGGTGGCCGAGCTGCCGCCGCAGCGCGACGACGAGGTGCTGCGCGTGCATGAGGCGCTGGCCGAGCTGGCCGGCCTGGACGCGCGCCTGGCCCAGGTGGTGGAGATGCGCTACTTCGGCGGCCTGCTGGAAACCGAGATCGCCGACGCGCTGGGCATCACCGAGCGCACCGTGCAGCGCGACTGGCAGAAGGCGCGGCTGTTCCTGTCGATGTCCCTGAGGGCCTCATGA